A section of the Marinoscillum sp. 108 genome encodes:
- the dnaK gene encoding molecular chaperone DnaK, whose translation MGKIIGIDLGTTNSCVAVMEGNEPVVIQNSEGRRTTPSIVAFLDNGNGERKVGDPAKRQAITNPQNTISSVKRFMGKKYSEVTEERKNVSYGLEAGTNDTVRVKIGDRNYTPQELSAMILQKMKSTAEDFLGQEVTEAVITVPAYFNDAERQATKEAGQIAGLEVKRIINEPTAAALAYGLDKKNADMKIAVYDLGGGTFDISILELGDGVFEVKSTNGDVHLGGDDFDGVIINWLAEEFKKDEGLDLRKDPMALQRLKEAAEKAKIELSSSSSTEINLPYIMPVDGVPKHLVRTLSRSKFEQLSEDLVRRSMEPCKKALADSGLAASEIDEVILVGGSTRIPRIQEEVEKFFGRKPSKGVNPDEVVAIGAAIQGGVLTGEVKDVLLLDVTPLSLGIETMGGVMTKLIESNTTIPSKKSETFSTAADNQPSVEIHVLQGERPMAKDNRTIGRFHLDGIPPAPRGVPQIEVTFDIDANGILQVSAKDKGTNKEQKIRIEASSGLTDEEIEKMKQEAQANAESDKAEKEKVEKVNQADSLIFQTESQLKEYGEKLSEGNKTAIEGALAKLKEAHASRDIAAIDAGMEALNAAWQAASQEIYAAQQAAGGAEAAQGADPTGGADAGNADSDVSDVEFEEVDEEKK comes from the coding sequence ATGGGAAAAATTATCGGCATAGACTTAGGTACTACCAACTCATGCGTGGCGGTAATGGAGGGTAACGAGCCTGTAGTGATTCAGAACAGTGAAGGGCGCAGGACCACACCATCTATCGTGGCATTTTTGGATAATGGTAACGGAGAAAGAAAAGTTGGAGATCCTGCAAAACGTCAGGCCATCACCAATCCTCAGAACACCATTAGCTCAGTGAAGAGATTCATGGGTAAGAAGTATTCTGAGGTGACAGAAGAAAGAAAGAATGTTTCATATGGCCTGGAGGCTGGCACTAATGATACCGTGCGGGTAAAAATCGGCGATAGAAATTACACTCCTCAGGAGCTTTCGGCTATGATCCTTCAGAAAATGAAGTCAACGGCAGAAGACTTTCTGGGACAGGAAGTGACAGAGGCGGTCATTACCGTGCCTGCTTACTTCAACGACGCTGAGCGTCAGGCCACGAAAGAAGCCGGACAGATTGCAGGCCTGGAAGTGAAGAGGATCATTAATGAGCCTACAGCGGCGGCATTGGCTTATGGTCTGGATAAGAAAAATGCGGACATGAAAATCGCGGTGTATGACCTTGGTGGTGGTACATTCGATATTTCTATCCTTGAGCTGGGTGATGGTGTGTTTGAAGTAAAATCTACCAATGGTGATGTTCACCTGGGTGGCGATGACTTTGACGGGGTAATTATCAACTGGCTGGCTGAAGAATTCAAAAAAGACGAAGGATTGGATCTTAGAAAAGACCCGATGGCCCTTCAGCGATTGAAAGAAGCAGCTGAAAAAGCGAAAATAGAATTGTCGAGTTCGTCTTCTACGGAGATCAACCTGCCATACATCATGCCGGTAGACGGTGTGCCAAAGCACCTGGTAAGAACACTTTCCAGAAGCAAGTTTGAGCAGTTGAGCGAGGATTTGGTAAGAAGATCTATGGAGCCTTGCAAGAAAGCCCTGGCAGATTCCGGTCTTGCAGCTTCGGAGATCGATGAGGTGATTTTGGTTGGAGGTTCTACACGTATCCCCAGAATTCAGGAAGAAGTAGAGAAGTTTTTCGGAAGAAAGCCTTCTAAAGGAGTGAACCCTGACGAAGTAGTGGCCATAGGTGCTGCGATTCAGGGTGGTGTATTGACCGGAGAGGTGAAGGACGTTCTGCTTTTGGATGTGACGCCACTTTCTTTGGGAATTGAAACCATGGGCGGTGTGATGACCAAACTGATCGAGTCTAACACCACCATTCCTTCAAAGAAATCGGAGACATTCTCTACAGCAGCTGACAATCAGCCTTCTGTGGAAATCCACGTGCTTCAGGGAGAGCGACCAATGGCGAAGGACAACAGAACCATCGGTAGATTCCACCTGGATGGTATACCACCAGCACCAAGAGGAGTGCCTCAGATCGAAGTGACTTTTGATATAGATGCCAACGGTATCCTGCAAGTGTCTGCTAAGGACAAAGGCACTAACAAAGAGCAGAAAATCAGGATTGAGGCTTCTTCCGGCTTGACCGACGAGGAAATCGAGAAAATGAAGCAGGAAGCTCAGGCCAACGCAGAGTCTGATAAGGCTGAGAAGGAGAAAGTGGAGAAAGTGAACCAGGCCGATTCGTTGATTTTCCAAACAGAAAGTCAGCTGAAAGAGTACGGCGAGAAGCTTTCTGAGGGCAACAAAACTGCCATTGAAGGAGCCCTGGCCAAGTTGAAAGAAGCGCATGCTTCCAGAGACATAGCTGCCATAGACGCTGGCATGGAAGCATTGAATGCCGCATGGCAGGCAGCTTCTCAGGAGATCTATGCGGCACAGCAGGCCGCAGGTGGAGCAGAAGCAGCGCAAGGTGCTGATCCTACTGGTGGAGCAGATGCCGGCAATGCCGACTCTGATGTGTCAGATGTAGAGTTTGAAGAGGTAGACGAAGAGAAGAAGTAG
- a CDS encoding TonB-dependent receptor, with protein sequence MRKILLLTLAVISYTSWAQVNISGKVTDDSGQEVVGATVLEKGTSNGVITDYEGKFSLQVSSSNAVLTFSFVGFKSQEVAVAGQTNLSVTMREGLELGAVTVVGSRNENRTELSTPVPVDVIDLAEIPSRNGQIEINQILQYAAPSFNSSKQSGSDGADHIDPATLRGLGPDQTLVLINGKRRHQSSLINVFGTRGRGNTGTDLNAIPVASIKRIEILRDGASAQYGSDAIAGVINIVLKDNTGDISGNVTYGAYSTAAKGTFDPGTANADGKNRLYDDDRSFDGNTVRASLNYGLDIGDDGGFVNFTTEFVNKEKVLRPGASFRQGYGEAGIQGFNFMVNASVPVGDKTEFYAFGGRNFRNTDAYAFSRDAESGRNVSSIYPNGFTPRITSIISDASVSTGFKQILPNGWKMDVNNSFGKNDFHYYIKNTVNASLEEASPTDFDAGGHSLAMNVTSATLTKYYDGFLSGTNLAFGMEYRTETFGIFSGEEGSYATYDTLGLAITGPDQQAPEYNDEPRPGGSQGFPGYSPANEVLRSRSNLALYVDTEFNITEQFLLGAAVRYENYSDFGETFNYKLASRLELTDNLALRGSLSSGFRAPSLAQIYYNLRFTNFIGGEALEVLLAPNNSPVTRGFGIEQLKQETAKNASLGVTLGAGNFTATVDGYYITVKDRIVLTDYFDASSLNINVVDAQFFANGLDTKTTGVDMVLNYRAQLGANRLNVALTGNINDISIEKINNGNLDADVFFGPREQYFLKASAPPSKFGLNIGYFTDRFDVSLAFTRFSEITVLDWQIYEDDADYGGYQNKLNASKDVYEAGVVTDLSVSFQVTDGLTLSLGGNNIFNVYPSQQDDWTDSGGYWDSVQMGVGGAYFFGRIGFTF encoded by the coding sequence ATGAGAAAAATTCTACTATTAACCCTTGCAGTAATTTCCTACACCTCGTGGGCTCAGGTCAACATATCGGGCAAAGTAACCGATGACTCTGGGCAGGAGGTAGTGGGAGCGACCGTTCTGGAGAAGGGCACCTCAAATGGTGTCATTACCGACTATGAAGGCAAATTCTCCCTTCAGGTGAGCAGCTCAAATGCCGTGCTTACTTTTTCCTTTGTGGGATTTAAGTCCCAGGAAGTGGCAGTAGCCGGGCAAACTAACCTGTCCGTGACCATGCGCGAAGGCCTGGAGCTGGGTGCCGTGACGGTGGTAGGTTCCAGAAATGAAAACCGGACGGAGCTCAGCACCCCGGTGCCAGTAGATGTGATTGATCTGGCAGAAATCCCCTCACGAAACGGACAGATCGAGATCAACCAGATTTTGCAGTATGCGGCACCTTCCTTCAACTCCTCCAAGCAGTCGGGGTCTGATGGTGCTGACCACATAGATCCGGCCACACTCAGAGGCCTCGGTCCTGACCAGACACTCGTACTGATCAATGGAAAAAGAAGACATCAGTCTTCATTGATCAATGTGTTTGGAACCAGAGGGCGTGGGAACACCGGGACTGACCTGAACGCCATCCCTGTGGCCTCTATCAAAAGAATAGAAATCCTGAGAGACGGAGCATCTGCCCAGTACGGGTCTGATGCCATCGCGGGTGTGATCAACATCGTACTGAAAGATAACACAGGAGATATTAGTGGCAACGTGACTTATGGTGCTTATAGCACAGCGGCGAAGGGAACCTTTGATCCGGGGACGGCCAATGCCGACGGCAAAAACAGACTGTATGATGACGATAGAAGCTTCGATGGCAATACGGTACGGGCTTCTCTTAATTACGGTCTGGACATTGGTGATGATGGTGGGTTTGTGAACTTCACTACCGAATTTGTCAATAAAGAAAAAGTACTCCGACCCGGGGCTTCTTTTCGTCAGGGTTATGGTGAAGCAGGCATTCAGGGGTTCAACTTCATGGTGAATGCTTCGGTGCCAGTAGGTGATAAGACAGAGTTTTACGCCTTTGGTGGTCGCAATTTTAGAAACACAGATGCCTACGCCTTTTCACGAGATGCCGAATCTGGTCGTAATGTGTCTTCTATCTATCCTAATGGGTTCACCCCCAGGATCACCTCCATCATTTCTGATGCATCGGTATCCACTGGCTTCAAGCAGATTTTGCCGAATGGCTGGAAAATGGATGTGAACAACAGTTTCGGTAAAAACGATTTTCATTATTACATCAAAAACACTGTGAACGCTTCGCTGGAAGAGGCTTCTCCCACAGACTTTGATGCCGGTGGACACAGCCTGGCAATGAATGTGACCTCTGCCACCCTGACCAAATACTACGATGGGTTTTTGTCAGGTACCAACCTGGCCTTCGGGATGGAATACAGAACGGAGACTTTTGGTATTTTCAGTGGTGAAGAGGGCTCTTATGCTACTTACGATACGTTGGGACTGGCCATTACCGGCCCTGATCAGCAAGCTCCTGAGTATAACGACGAGCCACGTCCGGGTGGATCACAGGGTTTTCCCGGGTATAGCCCGGCAAACGAAGTGCTGAGAAGCAGATCCAATCTGGCCTTGTATGTGGATACCGAATTTAATATAACAGAGCAGTTTCTCTTGGGAGCAGCAGTTCGCTATGAGAACTACTCAGATTTTGGTGAGACGTTTAACTACAAGCTGGCTTCCAGACTTGAACTGACCGATAATCTGGCGCTGAGAGGTTCCCTTTCATCAGGATTCAGAGCACCATCATTGGCGCAGATTTATTATAACCTTCGATTTACCAACTTTATTGGTGGTGAGGCTCTGGAGGTTCTTTTGGCGCCCAATAACAGCCCCGTGACTCGTGGGTTTGGCATAGAGCAACTGAAGCAGGAAACAGCCAAGAATGCGAGCCTAGGAGTGACACTGGGAGCTGGTAATTTCACCGCTACTGTGGATGGGTATTACATCACCGTGAAGGACAGGATAGTACTGACCGACTACTTTGATGCCTCTTCTTTGAACATCAACGTGGTGGATGCTCAGTTCTTCGCCAATGGGCTGGATACTAAAACCACTGGTGTGGATATGGTATTGAACTATCGGGCGCAATTGGGTGCCAACCGACTCAATGTGGCACTGACCGGAAACATCAATGATATCTCTATTGAAAAAATCAATAATGGCAACCTGGATGCGGATGTGTTTTTTGGGCCAAGGGAACAGTACTTCTTGAAGGCTTCTGCCCCACCGTCCAAGTTTGGTCTGAACATCGGCTACTTCACCGACCGGTTTGACGTATCTCTGGCGTTCACCCGCTTCAGCGAAATCACAGTGCTCGACTGGCAGATTTATGAGGATGATGCCGACTATGGTGGGTATCAAAACAAGCTCAATGCCTCCAAAGATGTGTATGAGGCAGGAGTGGTTACTGACCTGAGTGTTAGTTTCCAGGTGACAGATGGGCTGACCTTATCTCTCGGAGGAAATAACATTTTCAATGTCTATCCATCACAGCAGGATGACTGGACCGATTCGGGAGGGTACTGGGATTCTGTGCAAATGGGTGTAGGCGGTGCTTACTTCTTCGGTCGCATAGGGTTTACTTTTTAA
- a CDS encoding alpha/beta hydrolase, with protein sequence MRLLFTFIVLSSIHLAHGQNYLLPLWKDQVPNQQKTKEVESRDTTDAVRIAYVQNPTIEVYLPGKSQATGQAVVICPGGGYSILAYDKEGTDIAKLLNGQGIAGIVLKYRLPKSQSNIVPHQSALMDAQQAMKLVRANADKWNIDPDKVGVIGFSAGGHLASTLGTHFDDESRPDFMALIYPVISMDTEITHMGSRKNLIGETPTEELVRLYSNELQVQVNTPPTFILHMMDDQVVPVENSLRFYEALRKADVPTEMHLYPAGGHGFGLAIGRGHLASWTDRLIEWLQHLD encoded by the coding sequence ATGAGACTACTTTTTACTTTCATTGTGCTTTCTTCCATCCACCTCGCCCACGGGCAAAACTACCTGCTCCCCCTTTGGAAAGATCAGGTGCCCAACCAGCAGAAAACCAAAGAAGTGGAATCCCGCGACACCACTGACGCAGTGCGAATAGCCTATGTGCAAAATCCCACCATCGAGGTATACCTCCCTGGTAAAAGTCAAGCCACAGGCCAGGCCGTAGTGATCTGCCCGGGAGGGGGGTATTCCATATTGGCTTATGATAAGGAAGGAACGGATATAGCCAAGCTCCTGAATGGTCAGGGCATTGCAGGGATTGTACTGAAATACCGCCTGCCCAAATCTCAAAGTAACATTGTACCTCATCAGTCTGCACTCATGGATGCACAGCAAGCCATGAAGTTGGTAAGAGCCAATGCCGACAAATGGAACATCGATCCCGACAAAGTTGGGGTGATCGGATTCTCGGCAGGGGGCCACCTGGCCTCCACCCTCGGCACCCACTTTGATGACGAATCTCGCCCCGATTTTATGGCACTGATCTATCCTGTTATTTCCATGGATACTGAGATCACTCATATGGGATCCAGAAAAAATCTGATCGGTGAAACCCCAACAGAAGAGCTGGTGAGATTATACTCCAACGAACTGCAGGTACAAGTCAATACCCCACCAACTTTCATTCTTCATATGATGGATGATCAGGTAGTACCTGTGGAAAACAGCTTGCGATTTTACGAAGCCCTGAGAAAAGCAGACGTACCCACAGAGATGCACTTGTACCCTGCCGGCGGACATGGGTTTGGCCTGGCTATTGGTCGGGGACACCTGGCGAGCTGGACAGACCGGCTGATCGAGTGGTTACAGCATTTGGATTGA
- a CDS encoding flotillin family protein, with protein sequence MSSTFLFIIAAVVVFVFVLLIGLFQRYKRCPSDRILVVYGKVGKGADDQGRSAKCIHGGAAFIWPIIQDYEFLDLTPISIEVMLTNALSRQNIRVDVPSRFTVGISTEEGVMNNAAERLLGQSQQSIHDLAKDIIFGQLRLVVATMDIEEINSNRDKFLANVASNVEAELKKIGLKLINVNVTDIKDESGYIEALGKEAAAKAINDARKSVAEKVRDGSIGEANAHQEQRVKVASADAMAVEGENTAKITIAQSDAARREKEAEAQKIAIAAEKVQSAKALEEAYAAEQEAENARARRDKATQTADVVIPAQIDKEKVEIAAEAEAEMIRRKARGEADAILFMKEAEAKGIYEVLTKQAEGFKQIVSAAGNNSRDAVLLIIADKLNELVKLQTEAIKNIKIDKITVWDSGNGENEKSSTANFISGLYKSVPPLQEMFGMAGMELPDYLKGKSTEEIQKLASEVKKKNEPKKPKEANDPPKDDTAK encoded by the coding sequence ATGTCGAGTACCTTCTTATTTATCATCGCCGCAGTAGTCGTATTCGTATTTGTACTACTCATTGGTCTCTTTCAACGCTATAAGCGCTGTCCCTCAGACAGAATATTGGTAGTCTATGGAAAAGTCGGCAAAGGCGCCGATGACCAGGGCCGGTCGGCCAAGTGTATCCATGGGGGTGCCGCCTTTATCTGGCCCATCATTCAAGATTATGAATTTCTGGACCTGACACCCATTTCTATTGAAGTGATGCTGACGAATGCCCTCTCTCGCCAAAACATCCGCGTGGATGTGCCATCACGGTTTACCGTGGGTATCTCTACTGAGGAAGGTGTCATGAACAATGCCGCAGAGCGCCTGCTGGGTCAGTCACAGCAAAGTATTCATGACCTGGCCAAAGACATTATTTTCGGACAACTGCGTTTGGTGGTTGCGACCATGGACATTGAAGAGATCAATAGCAACAGAGATAAGTTCCTGGCCAATGTGGCCTCCAATGTGGAAGCTGAGCTTAAAAAGATCGGTCTGAAACTGATCAACGTGAACGTGACAGACATCAAAGATGAGTCTGGATACATAGAAGCACTGGGAAAAGAGGCTGCAGCCAAAGCCATCAACGATGCCCGAAAAAGTGTGGCTGAGAAGGTGAGAGACGGATCTATTGGTGAGGCCAATGCTCATCAGGAGCAGCGGGTAAAAGTAGCTTCAGCCGATGCTATGGCCGTGGAAGGGGAAAATACCGCCAAGATCACCATCGCACAATCGGACGCTGCCAGACGAGAAAAAGAGGCCGAAGCACAGAAAATTGCCATCGCCGCAGAGAAGGTACAATCTGCCAAAGCCCTGGAAGAAGCCTATGCCGCAGAGCAGGAGGCTGAAAATGCCAGAGCGAGAAGAGATAAAGCCACCCAAACAGCTGATGTGGTAATACCCGCACAGATTGACAAAGAAAAAGTGGAAATAGCTGCTGAAGCGGAGGCCGAAATGATCAGAAGAAAAGCCAGAGGGGAAGCAGACGCCATCCTGTTTATGAAAGAGGCTGAAGCCAAAGGTATTTATGAAGTATTGACCAAGCAGGCCGAAGGGTTCAAACAAATAGTAAGCGCCGCCGGCAATAACTCGCGTGATGCGGTGCTGCTGATTATTGCCGATAAACTGAATGAATTGGTAAAACTGCAAACTGAAGCCATCAAAAACATCAAAATTGATAAGATCACCGTCTGGGACAGTGGCAATGGGGAGAACGAAAAATCCTCTACGGCCAACTTTATTTCCGGTTTGTATAAGTCTGTACCACCACTTCAGGAGATGTTTGGCATGGCCGGTATGGAGCTCCCGGATTATCTGAAAGGCAAGTCTACCGAAGAGATTCAAAAGCTGGCCAGCGAGGTGAAAAAGAAAAACGAACCCAAAAAGCCAAAGGAGGCCAATGATCCTCCAAAAGACGATACAGCAAAATAA
- a CDS encoding NfeD family protein → MDFNFSDWWNSLTTLQQIYWGFAIPFSLIFLLQMIMTFVGGDMDTDGSADFDVETDDGAGFQFFTIKNFVGFFTLFSWTGIACLDSGLSGGLSVVISIGAGILMMVIMAAIFYYFSKLTDSGNMSAKNAIGGIGEVYLPILSGRSNIGKVSIKVQGSLRELDAITDDDQDLPTGAVVTVTDITSNDTLIVTKSK, encoded by the coding sequence ATGGATTTCAATTTTTCAGATTGGTGGAACTCCCTCACCACCCTCCAACAAATTTACTGGGGCTTTGCCATCCCTTTCTCCCTGATTTTCCTACTCCAGATGATCATGACTTTTGTGGGTGGCGATATGGATACAGACGGGTCGGCAGACTTTGACGTAGAAACCGATGATGGTGCTGGCTTCCAGTTTTTTACCATCAAAAATTTTGTAGGTTTTTTTACGCTTTTCTCATGGACAGGCATCGCTTGTCTGGATTCAGGGCTGTCAGGAGGACTCTCAGTAGTCATTTCCATTGGGGCCGGTATCCTGATGATGGTGATTATGGCAGCAATTTTTTATTATTTCAGCAAGCTGACAGACTCTGGCAATATGTCCGCTAAGAATGCGATCGGGGGAATCGGAGAAGTTTATCTGCCCATCCTATCAGGCCGAAGCAATATCGGGAAGGTGAGCATCAAAGTGCAGGGATCTCTGCGGGAGCTTGACGCCATCACCGATGATGATCAGGATTTGCCAACAGGCGCCGTGGTGACCGTCACAGACATCACCAGCAATGACACATTAATCGTTACTAAATCTAAATAA
- a CDS encoding pyridoxal phosphate-dependent aminotransferase yields MRQKLLREGANELSYEIRGIVKKAEQLEQLGYSILWENIGDPIQKNHKLPAWMKEIIAGLLYEDNTYGYSHSKGVLSTREFLADLNNKRGGAQILPQDITFFNGLGDAIQKIYQYLLPTSRVIGPSPAYSTHSSAEAGHANHHPITYKLDPDNSWYPDMDDLYNKVKYNPSIVGILIINPDNPTGMVYPKEILEKMVAIAREFDLFLICDEIYMNIVYNGAKTCTLAEVIGDVPAISLKGISKEFPWPGARCGWAEYYNRTNDPEFTRLCETIDNAKMIEVSSTKLPQLSIPRIMKDPRYPEFIKETRDKIGRRSAYLNEVFSDVPYVKFNQTNGAFYNTMIFEPGVLNDKQTLKITDPKVEALLESWMKANHMTLDKRFVYYLLAAKNVCIVPISSFSSDLLGFRLTLLEEDESIIEKTFKLIKEGVMEYCQSV; encoded by the coding sequence ATGCGACAGAAACTACTTAGGGAAGGGGCCAACGAGCTTTCTTACGAAATTCGTGGGATTGTGAAGAAGGCAGAGCAGCTTGAGCAGCTTGGATATTCTATACTGTGGGAGAACATTGGAGATCCTATTCAGAAAAATCACAAGCTGCCGGCATGGATGAAGGAGATCATAGCAGGATTGCTCTATGAGGACAATACCTATGGGTATAGCCACTCCAAAGGCGTGCTATCTACGCGCGAGTTTCTGGCAGATTTGAATAATAAGCGCGGAGGTGCTCAGATCTTGCCACAGGACATTACCTTTTTCAACGGACTGGGGGATGCCATTCAGAAAATCTATCAGTACCTCTTGCCCACCTCACGGGTGATTGGTCCCTCACCGGCGTATTCTACCCACAGTTCTGCGGAGGCGGGGCATGCCAACCATCATCCGATCACCTACAAGCTGGATCCGGATAATAGCTGGTACCCCGACATGGATGACCTGTACAATAAGGTGAAGTACAACCCGAGCATCGTGGGGATACTCATCATCAACCCGGATAATCCAACCGGCATGGTTTACCCCAAGGAAATATTGGAAAAGATGGTGGCCATCGCCAGGGAGTTTGATCTCTTCCTGATCTGTGATGAGATCTATATGAATATTGTCTACAATGGCGCAAAAACCTGCACGCTTGCGGAGGTGATAGGGGATGTACCTGCCATTTCGTTGAAAGGAATTTCTAAGGAGTTCCCCTGGCCAGGCGCCAGATGTGGCTGGGCCGAATATTACAACCGTACCAACGATCCGGAGTTTACCAGACTATGTGAGACCATAGACAATGCCAAGATGATCGAGGTGAGCTCGACCAAGTTGCCGCAGCTTTCTATTCCCAGGATCATGAAGGATCCTCGTTATCCGGAGTTTATCAAAGAAACAAGGGATAAGATTGGCAGGAGAAGCGCCTATTTGAATGAGGTATTTAGTGATGTGCCGTATGTGAAATTCAATCAGACCAACGGGGCTTTTTACAACACCATGATTTTTGAGCCGGGTGTGCTGAATGACAAACAGACCCTGAAGATCACTGATCCAAAGGTAGAAGCTTTGCTGGAATCCTGGATGAAGGCCAATCACATGACGCTGGACAAGCGGTTTGTGTATTATCTGCTGGCTGCCAAAAATGTGTGTATCGTCCCGATCTCCTCGTTTTCATCAGACCTGTTGGGCTTCCGGCTTACGCTGCTTGAGGAGGATGAAAGCATCATCGAGAAGACCTTCAAGCTGATCAAAGAAGGCGTGATGGAGTACTGTCAGTCGGTTTAA
- the purU gene encoding formyltetrahydrofolate deformylase, which produces MGLKNHAILLIHCTDRKGLISTITNFLFEHNGNIIDLDEHVEKTEGVFFMRAEWELDGFTIPKEDIHGTFQDKIASQYDMDWQLHFTDKKPRMAVFVSKSSHCLYDILSRHYSGEWEIEIPAIISNHTVHQTIAERYDIPFYHFEINKDNKQEMEQAQRSLLSELNIDFLILARYMQILSDEFINAYPNKIINIHHSFLPAFAGAKPYHRAHERGVKLIGATSHYVTADLDAGPILEQDVVKISHKNSVEDLIRKGKDLEKIVLSRAIWTHLQRKALVHNNRTVIFD; this is translated from the coding sequence ATGGGCTTAAAGAACCATGCCATACTACTGATCCACTGTACGGACCGCAAAGGCCTGATCAGTACCATTACCAATTTCCTGTTTGAGCACAATGGCAACATCATCGACCTGGATGAGCATGTGGAAAAAACAGAAGGGGTATTCTTCATGCGGGCAGAATGGGAACTCGACGGATTTACCATCCCCAAAGAGGATATTCATGGCACCTTTCAGGATAAAATAGCCAGCCAATACGACATGGACTGGCAGCTACATTTTACAGACAAAAAGCCCAGAATGGCGGTGTTTGTCTCCAAATCTTCCCACTGCCTCTACGATATCCTGTCGCGACACTACTCAGGTGAGTGGGAGATTGAGATTCCGGCCATCATTTCCAACCATACCGTGCATCAGACCATCGCTGAGCGATATGACATTCCATTTTATCACTTTGAAATCAACAAAGACAACAAGCAGGAAATGGAGCAGGCCCAGCGATCACTGCTCTCGGAACTCAACATTGACTTTTTAATCTTGGCGCGGTACATGCAGATACTCAGCGATGAGTTCATCAATGCCTATCCCAATAAAATCATCAACATTCACCATTCCTTTCTTCCGGCATTTGCTGGCGCCAAGCCTTACCACCGAGCGCATGAGCGGGGGGTGAAACTGATAGGTGCCACCAGTCACTATGTTACTGCTGACCTGGATGCCGGCCCCATATTGGAGCAGGATGTAGTGAAAATCTCCCACAAAAACTCCGTGGAGGACCTCATCAGAAAAGGAAAAGACCTGGAAAAGATCGTACTCTCAAGGGCCATCTGGACACACCTGCAACGTAAGGCCCTGGTGCACAATAATCGGACAGTGATTTTTGATTAA
- a CDS encoding trimeric intracellular cation channel family protein, whose product MNILYFIDLLGTMVFAISGALTAFDKKLDIFGISAVAFITALGGGTLRDVLLGSTPVSWMQNLNYLFMILIGISIAILFRQAVQKLRKTFFLFDTIGIAVFTILGLQKALDFGVSPIIGIMMGMISAVFGGVIRDIVCNEIPLIFRKEIYALTCIAGGIVFMLLDFWAVEQFLNILITAGFIVSFRVLAVRYHWELPLLS is encoded by the coding sequence TTGAATATCCTCTACTTCATAGACCTCTTGGGCACCATGGTATTTGCCATCAGTGGAGCACTCACCGCGTTTGACAAAAAGCTGGATATTTTCGGTATCTCAGCAGTGGCTTTTATCACGGCGCTGGGCGGTGGTACACTTCGCGATGTGCTGCTGGGGAGCACTCCTGTTTCATGGATGCAAAACCTCAATTACCTGTTCATGATCCTCATAGGCATTTCCATTGCCATTTTGTTTCGGCAGGCAGTCCAGAAGCTCAGAAAAACCTTTTTCCTGTTTGATACGATAGGCATCGCCGTATTCACCATTCTGGGTCTACAAAAGGCCCTGGACTTTGGTGTCTCTCCTATCATTGGCATTATGATGGGCATGATCTCCGCGGTTTTTGGTGGGGTAATCCGGGATATTGTCTGCAATGAAATCCCGCTCATCTTCCGCAAAGAAATCTATGCACTCACGTGTATCGCCGGAGGCATCGTGTTCATGCTTCTGGATTTTTGGGCGGTAGAACAATTTCTCAACATTCTGATCACTGCCGGGTTTATCGTTTCCTTCAGAGTGCTGGCTGTCAGGTATCATTGGGAATTGCCCCTTTTATCATAA